From Streptomyces sp. HUAS MG91, the proteins below share one genomic window:
- the hemB gene encoding porphobilinogen synthase, with protein sequence MTRYGSFPGSRPRRLRTTPVMRRMVAENRLHPADLILPAFVREGIDAPQEIGSMPGVYQHTRDSLKKAAAEAVEAGVSAIMLFGVPLDEKKDAAGTVGTDADGILQVALRDVRAEVGDDLIVMSDLCLDEFTDHGHCGVLDEHGRVDNDATLERYAEMAQVQADAGAHVVGPSGMMDGQIGVIRDALDQIGREDVGVLAYSVKYSSAFFGPFREAVASSLQGDRKTYQQDPANARESLRELALDLEEGADMVMVKPAGPYLDILAKVAEASDVPVAAYQISGEYAMIEAAAQRGWIDRDAAIMESLTGIKRAGASMILTYWATEVARKL encoded by the coding sequence GTGACTCGGTACGGCTCTTTCCCCGGTTCCCGGCCCCGGCGGCTGCGGACGACTCCCGTGATGCGGCGCATGGTCGCCGAGAACCGGCTGCATCCGGCCGATCTGATCCTGCCCGCGTTCGTGCGCGAGGGGATCGACGCGCCGCAGGAGATCGGCTCGATGCCGGGCGTGTACCAGCACACCCGTGACTCCCTGAAGAAGGCCGCCGCCGAGGCCGTCGAGGCGGGCGTCTCCGCGATCATGCTGTTCGGCGTGCCGCTGGACGAGAAGAAGGACGCGGCGGGCACCGTCGGCACCGACGCCGACGGGATCCTCCAGGTCGCGCTGCGCGATGTGCGGGCCGAGGTGGGCGACGACCTCATCGTCATGTCCGACCTGTGCCTGGACGAGTTCACCGACCACGGGCACTGCGGGGTTCTCGACGAGCACGGGCGCGTCGACAACGACGCCACGCTTGAGCGGTACGCCGAGATGGCGCAGGTGCAGGCCGACGCGGGCGCCCATGTGGTGGGGCCGTCGGGGATGATGGACGGTCAGATCGGCGTCATCCGCGACGCGTTGGACCAGATCGGGCGCGAGGACGTGGGCGTGCTCGCGTACTCGGTGAAGTACTCCTCCGCCTTCTTCGGGCCGTTCCGTGAGGCCGTCGCGTCGTCGCTCCAGGGTGACCGCAAGACGTATCAGCAGGACCCGGCCAACGCGCGTGAGTCGCTGCGGGAGTTGGCGCTCGATCTGGAGGAGGGGGCCGACATGGTGATGGTCAAGCCGGCCGGGCCCTACCTCGACATTCTGGCGAAGGTCGCGGAGGCGTCGGACGTGCCGGTCGCCGCGTATCAGATCAGTGGTGAGTACGCGATGATCGAGGCCGCCGCGCAGCGCGGGTGGATCGACCGGGATGCGGCGATCATGGAGTCTCTGACCGGGATCAAGAGGGCCGGGGCGAGCATGATCCTCACGTACTGGGCCACCGAGGTGGCGCGGAAGCTCTAG
- a CDS encoding uroporphyrinogen-III synthase, translated as MSPTTAESTACAPGHVTFLGAGPGDPGLLTLRAVEALTRADVLIAEPEVLDVVRTHARAGVTVLDSTGAPAQPGLADEASTAVAVPALRDWANLVMEAARSGKRVVRAVTGDPGLDTYAAEEMLACAAQGIGFEVVPGIAAAVGVPAYAGVPLRDAEGTDVRFVDARTASDRCWTEVGASDCTVVVSTTLDSVAAAAGELVAAGRKPDTPLSVTVAGTTTRQKTWSATLGTIAQTFKQAKVLPSPEGNRPVIAVVGERSATAQRDQLSWFESKPLFGWRVLVPRTKEQSAALSDQLRSYGAVPHEVPTIAVEPPRTPQQMERAVKGLVTGRYEWIAFTSVNAVKAVREKFEEYGLDARAFAGIKVAAVGEQTANALIAFGVKPDLVPSGEQSAAGLLEDWPPYDPVFDPIDRVFLPRADIATETLVAGLIELGWEVDDVTAYRTVRASPPPAETREAIKGGGFDAVLFTSSSTVRNLVGIAGKPHNVTVIACIGPATAKTAEEHGLRVDVMAPEPSVTKLAAALADFGARRRLAAIEAGDPVTRPSERRPGARRRRAAP; from the coding sequence TTGAGCCCCACCACCGCTGAATCGACCGCCTGTGCACCTGGGCACGTCACCTTCCTGGGTGCCGGTCCCGGTGATCCAGGACTGCTGACCCTACGGGCCGTGGAAGCCCTGACCCGAGCGGATGTGCTGATCGCCGAGCCCGAAGTGCTCGACGTCGTGCGCACGCATGCCAGGGCAGGCGTGACCGTCCTCGACTCGACGGGCGCGCCGGCGCAGCCGGGTCTCGCTGACGAGGCGTCAACTGCCGTCGCGGTCCCGGCTCTGAGGGACTGGGCCAATCTTGTCATGGAGGCCGCGCGGAGCGGCAAGCGGGTCGTCCGTGCGGTCACGGGGGACCCCGGGCTCGACACGTACGCGGCCGAGGAGATGCTCGCGTGCGCCGCGCAGGGCATCGGTTTCGAGGTCGTCCCGGGCATCGCCGCGGCCGTGGGCGTGCCCGCGTACGCCGGTGTGCCGCTGCGCGACGCCGAGGGTACCGACGTGCGGTTCGTCGACGCCCGTACCGCATCCGACCGCTGCTGGACCGAGGTCGGCGCGTCCGACTGCACGGTCGTGGTGTCGACGACGCTGGACTCGGTGGCGGCCGCCGCCGGTGAGCTGGTCGCCGCGGGCCGCAAGCCCGACACCCCGCTGTCGGTGACCGTCGCGGGGACGACGACGCGGCAGAAGACGTGGTCCGCCACGCTCGGCACCATCGCGCAGACCTTCAAGCAGGCCAAGGTGCTGCCGTCGCCGGAGGGCAATCGTCCGGTGATAGCCGTGGTCGGGGAGCGCAGCGCCACCGCCCAGCGCGACCAGCTGTCCTGGTTCGAGTCGAAGCCGCTGTTCGGCTGGCGGGTGCTCGTGCCCCGGACGAAGGAGCAGTCGGCGGCGCTCTCCGACCAGCTCCGCTCCTACGGCGCGGTGCCGCACGAGGTCCCGACGATCGCCGTCGAGCCGCCGCGCACCCCGCAGCAGATGGAGCGCGCGGTCAAGGGCCTGGTCACGGGCCGCTACGAGTGGATCGCCTTCACCTCGGTGAACGCGGTGAAGGCCGTCCGGGAGAAGTTCGAGGAGTACGGGCTCGATGCCCGTGCCTTCGCCGGGATCAAGGTCGCCGCGGTGGGCGAGCAGACGGCGAACGCGCTGATCGCGTTCGGTGTGAAGCCGGACCTGGTGCCCAGCGGTGAGCAGTCGGCCGCCGGTCTCCTGGAGGACTGGCCGCCGTACGACCCGGTCTTCGACCCGATCGACCGTGTCTTCCTGCCGCGCGCCGACATCGCGACCGAGACGCTGGTCGCCGGGCTGATCGAGCTGGGCTGGGAGGTGGACGACGTCACGGCGTACCGGACCGTGCGCGCCTCGCCGCCGCCCGCCGAGACGCGGGAGGCCATCAAGGGCGGTGGCTTCGACGCGGTGCTGTTCACGTCGTCGTCCACCGTGCGGAACCTGGTGGGCATCGCGGGCAAGCCGCACAACGTGACGGTCATCGCCTGCATCGGCCCGGCCACCGCCAAGACGGCCGAGGAGCACGGCCTGCGGGTCGACGTGATGGCTCCCGAGCCGTCCGTCACCAAGCTGGCCGCCGCGCTCGCCGACTTCGGCGCCCGGCGCCGGCTGGCCGCCATCGAGGCCGGTGACCCGGTGACCCGGCCGAGCGAGCGGCGGCCCGGGGCGCGCCGTCGGCGGGCCGCGCCGTAG
- the hemC gene encoding hydroxymethylbilane synthase, with protein sequence MTAERALRLGTRRSKLAMSQSGHVAEAVRQLTGREVELVEITTYGDTSREHLAQIGGTGVFVTALRDALERGEVDFAVHSLKDLPTAQPEGLVLAALPVREDPRDVLIARDGLKFTELPAGARVGTGSPRRMAQLNAYARSHGMRIETVPIRGNIDTRVGYVEKGELDAVVLAAAGLNRIGRSAEVTDFLSTDIVLPAPGQGALAVECTATNGELAAALGELDDPFTRAAVTAERSLLAALEAGCSAPVGALADLLADGQIAKEMRLRGVVGTTDGSELVQLTTTGPVPSSQDEALALGRELAAEMLAKGAAGLMGERAL encoded by the coding sequence ATGACCGCCGAGAGAGCACTGCGGCTGGGCACCCGGCGCAGCAAGCTCGCCATGTCCCAGTCGGGGCATGTAGCCGAAGCCGTACGGCAGTTGACCGGCCGCGAGGTCGAGCTGGTCGAGATCACGACGTACGGTGACACGTCCCGCGAGCACCTCGCGCAGATCGGCGGCACCGGCGTCTTCGTGACGGCGCTGCGCGACGCGCTGGAGCGCGGTGAGGTCGACTTCGCCGTGCACTCGCTCAAGGACCTGCCGACCGCGCAGCCCGAGGGGCTCGTGCTGGCGGCGCTGCCCGTCCGCGAGGACCCGCGCGACGTGCTCATAGCCCGCGACGGCCTGAAGTTCACCGAGCTGCCCGCCGGCGCACGGGTGGGCACCGGTTCGCCGCGCCGCATGGCGCAGCTGAACGCGTACGCCCGCAGCCACGGCATGCGCATCGAGACCGTGCCGATCCGCGGGAACATCGACACCCGCGTCGGCTACGTCGAGAAGGGCGAGCTGGACGCCGTCGTGCTGGCGGCCGCCGGGCTCAACCGCATCGGTCGGAGCGCGGAGGTCACCGACTTCCTCTCCACCGACATCGTCCTGCCCGCCCCCGGCCAGGGGGCTCTGGCAGTCGAGTGCACCGCGACCAACGGTGAACTCGCCGCCGCGCTCGGAGAACTGGACGACCCGTTCACCCGGGCCGCCGTGACCGCCGAGCGGTCCCTGCTCGCCGCCCTGGAGGCCGGCTGCAGCGCACCTGTGGGTGCGCTGGCCGACCTGCTGGCCGACGGGCAGATTGCCAAGGAAATGCGCCTGCGCGGCGTCGTCGGCACCACCGACGGCTCCGAGCTGGTGCAGCTGACCACCACCGGTCCCGTGCCCTCGTCGCAGGACGAGGCGCTGGCGCTCGGGCGGGAACTCGCCGCCGAGATGCTGGCCAAGGGTGCGGCCGGTCTGATGGGGGAGCGAGCACTTTGA
- a CDS encoding glutamyl-tRNA reductase yields MSLLVVGLSHRSAPVSVLERAALQADTQAKLLQDTLAAEPAAEAAVLATCNRIELYADVDKFHAGVAELSTLLAQHSGVGLEELTPYLYVHYEDRAVHHLFSVACGLDSMVVGEGQILGQIKDTLARAQELHSAGKLLNDLFQQALRVGKRAHSETGIDRAGQSLVTFGLEQLALARPVEDWAAGKRALVIGAGSMSSLAAATLARAGVAEIVVANRTAERADRLVEILTEGGAAARAVAMDAVADELTRADVAISCTGATGLVLTADAVRAAVAGRTPTAGAEVPAPTTSGTGKAVTDAGPAEVVRGGFSVEGEAAVAGMDAAELEQHGAWVDNAPGRRVQAPEASEADAIAALAAVGRVPEMRRERAPEPVRDVALALLDLAMPRDIDAAAHRLDGVRLVDIESLADASADAPMAADVDQVRSLVAEEVTAFGAAQRAATITPTVVALRTMAADVVASEIARLDGRLPGLDGKQRAEITQTVRRVVDKLLHAPTVRVKQLAAEPGGAGYADALRTLFDLDQETVDSVSRATPQDRESATGTAGKNRGPA; encoded by the coding sequence ATGAGTCTCCTCGTCGTCGGGCTGAGCCACCGCAGCGCCCCGGTCAGCGTCCTGGAGCGGGCCGCGCTCCAGGCGGACACCCAGGCCAAGCTGCTCCAGGACACCCTCGCCGCCGAGCCGGCCGCCGAGGCCGCGGTGCTCGCCACCTGCAACCGCATCGAGCTGTACGCGGACGTGGACAAGTTCCACGCCGGTGTCGCCGAGCTGTCGACGCTGCTCGCGCAGCACAGCGGTGTGGGGCTCGAGGAGCTCACTCCCTATCTGTACGTGCACTACGAGGACCGGGCGGTCCACCACCTGTTCTCGGTGGCGTGCGGGCTCGACTCGATGGTCGTGGGCGAGGGCCAGATCCTCGGCCAGATCAAGGACACCCTGGCGCGCGCCCAGGAACTGCACTCCGCGGGCAAGCTGCTGAACGACCTGTTCCAGCAGGCGCTGCGGGTCGGCAAGCGGGCCCACTCGGAGACCGGCATCGACCGCGCCGGTCAGTCGCTCGTCACCTTCGGCCTCGAACAGCTCGCGCTCGCGCGGCCGGTGGAGGACTGGGCGGCCGGGAAGCGCGCCCTGGTCATCGGCGCCGGGTCGATGTCCTCGCTGGCCGCGGCCACGCTCGCGCGGGCCGGCGTCGCCGAGATCGTCGTCGCCAACCGCACCGCCGAGCGGGCCGACCGGCTGGTCGAGATCCTGACCGAGGGCGGGGCCGCGGCCCGGGCCGTCGCGATGGACGCCGTGGCGGACGAACTGACACGTGCCGACGTCGCCATCTCCTGCACCGGCGCCACCGGCCTGGTGCTGACCGCCGACGCGGTGCGCGCCGCCGTCGCCGGGCGTACCCCCACCGCGGGCGCCGAGGTGCCCGCCCCCACGACGTCCGGCACCGGCAAGGCCGTCACCGACGCCGGTCCGGCCGAGGTGGTCCGTGGCGGGTTCTCCGTCGAGGGCGAGGCCGCCGTCGCCGGGATGGACGCCGCCGAGCTGGAGCAGCACGGCGCCTGGGTGGACAACGCCCCGGGCCGCCGGGTGCAGGCTCCCGAGGCCTCCGAGGCGGACGCCATCGCGGCGCTGGCCGCCGTCGGCCGCGTACCGGAGATGCGCCGCGAGCGGGCTCCCGAGCCCGTGCGCGATGTCGCCCTGGCCCTGCTGGACCTGGCGATGCCGCGCGACATCGACGCGGCCGCGCACCGCCTCGACGGGGTTCGCCTCGTCGACATCGAGTCGCTCGCCGACGCCTCGGCCGACGCCCCGATGGCGGCCGACGTGGACCAGGTGCGCTCGCTGGTGGCCGAGGAGGTCACCGCGTTCGGCGCGGCCCAGCGGGCGGCGACCATCACGCCGACCGTCGTCGCGCTGCGCACGATGGCCGCGGACGTGGTGGCCAGCGAGATCGCGCGGCTCGACGGGCGGCTGCCCGGCCTCGACGGCAAGCAGCGCGCGGAGATCACCCAGACCGTGCGGCGCGTGGTGGACAAGCTCCTGCACGCGCCGACCGTACGGGTCAAGCAGCTCGCGGCCGAGCCCGGTGGCGCCGGGTACGCGGACGCGCTGCGCACCCTTTTCGACCTGGACCAGGAGACGGTCGACTCCGTCTCCCGGGCAACCCCCCAAGACCGTGAATCCGCTACCGGCACGGCAGGCAAGAATCGAGGCCCGGCATGA
- a CDS encoding redox-sensing transcriptional repressor Rex — MATGRTHRPATRSRGIPEATVARLPLYLRALTALSERSVPTVSSEELAAAAGVNSAKLRKDFSYLGSYGTRGVGYDVEYLVYQISRELGLTQDWPVVIVGIGNLGAALANYGGFASRGFRVAALIDADPAMAGKPVAGMAVRHTDELEKIIDDNGVSIGVIATPAGAAQQVCDRLVAAGVTSILNFAPTVLSVPDGVDVRKVDLSIELQILAFHEQRKAGEGAVDGESPAEGAVGVEGPAAKVTKPAAQSAEKNRKGPDGDVPAVMPA; from the coding sequence GTGGCAACTGGCCGAACTCACCGACCGGCGACCCGCAGCCGAGGAATTCCCGAGGCCACCGTCGCCAGGCTTCCGCTGTACCTCCGCGCGCTGACCGCACTGTCGGAGCGCTCGGTACCCACGGTCTCCTCCGAGGAGCTCGCGGCCGCGGCGGGGGTCAACTCCGCGAAGCTGCGCAAGGATTTCTCGTACCTCGGTTCGTACGGGACCCGGGGCGTCGGCTACGACGTCGAGTATCTCGTGTACCAGATCTCCCGCGAGCTGGGCCTCACCCAGGACTGGCCGGTTGTCATCGTCGGCATCGGTAACCTCGGTGCGGCGCTGGCCAATTACGGCGGGTTCGCCTCCCGTGGCTTCCGGGTCGCCGCGCTCATAGACGCCGATCCCGCGATGGCCGGAAAGCCGGTCGCCGGGATGGCCGTGCGGCACACCGACGAGCTCGAGAAGATCATCGACGACAACGGCGTCTCCATCGGCGTCATCGCGACCCCGGCCGGTGCCGCGCAGCAGGTCTGCGACCGGCTCGTCGCCGCCGGAGTCACCTCCATCCTGAACTTCGCGCCCACCGTGCTGTCCGTGCCGGACGGGGTGGACGTGCGCAAGGTCGATCTCTCCATCGAGCTGCAGATCCTCGCCTTCCACGAGCAGCGCAAGGCCGGCGAGGGGGCCGTCGACGGGGAGAGCCCCGCCGAGGGCGCCGTCGGCGTCGAGGGCCCGGCCGCCAAGGTCACCAAGCCCGCCGCGCAGTCGGCCGAGAAGAACCGCAAGGGACCCGACGGGGACGTGCCCGCCGTGATGCCGGCATGA
- a CDS encoding glutaredoxin family protein: protein MSPIFRRSEKKNPADRVVTLIGKPGCHLCDDAQEVIEKVCAEVGASWEKKDITEDAELHRLYWEQIPVVLVDGAQHDFWRVQEERLRRALTG from the coding sequence ATGAGTCCCATCTTTCGCCGGAGCGAGAAGAAGAATCCAGCCGACCGGGTGGTCACGCTGATCGGGAAGCCCGGGTGTCATCTGTGCGACGACGCACAGGAGGTGATCGAGAAGGTCTGCGCCGAGGTCGGCGCGTCCTGGGAGAAGAAGGACATCACCGAGGACGCGGAGCTGCACCGCTTGTACTGGGAGCAGATCCCGGTCGTCCTCGTGGACGGGGCGCAGCACGACTTCTGGCGCGTACAGGAGGAGCGACTGCGGCGGGCGCTGACGGGCTGA
- a CDS encoding HAD-IB family hydrolase has translation MAALGWLTPRRRSATARSVLAGEASAEAARKSSLELEDADQLENQAPPGEEERDQEEQEPVFPVVGDDKAAAFFDLDNTVMQGAAIFHFGRGLYKRKFFQRRELTRFAWQQAWFRIAGIEDPEHMQDAQNSALSIVKGHRVSELMSIGEEIYDEYMAERIWPGTRALAQAHLDAGQKVWLVTAAPVEIATVIARRLGLTGALGTVAESIGGVYTGRLVGEPLHGPAKAEAVRALAAAEGLELGRCAAYSDSHNDIPMLSLVGHPYAINPDAKLRTYAKERDWRLRDYRTGRKAAKVGIPAAAGVGAVAGGTAAVIALQRRRR, from the coding sequence ATGGCCGCTCTCGGATGGCTCACACCCCGTAGGCGCTCCGCCACCGCGCGGAGCGTGCTGGCAGGCGAGGCTTCGGCCGAGGCCGCGCGCAAGTCCTCCCTGGAACTGGAGGACGCCGACCAGCTGGAGAACCAGGCGCCGCCGGGCGAAGAGGAACGGGACCAAGAGGAACAGGAACCCGTTTTCCCGGTCGTCGGCGACGACAAGGCCGCGGCCTTCTTCGACCTGGACAACACCGTGATGCAGGGCGCCGCGATCTTCCACTTCGGCCGCGGCCTGTACAAGCGGAAGTTCTTCCAGCGCCGCGAGCTGACCCGGTTCGCCTGGCAGCAGGCATGGTTCCGGATCGCCGGGATCGAGGATCCCGAGCACATGCAGGACGCGCAGAACAGCGCCCTGTCCATCGTCAAGGGCCACCGGGTCTCCGAGCTGATGTCCATCGGCGAGGAGATCTACGACGAGTACATGGCCGAGCGCATCTGGCCCGGCACCCGCGCCCTCGCCCAGGCCCACCTGGACGCCGGGCAGAAGGTGTGGCTGGTCACGGCCGCCCCGGTGGAGATCGCCACGGTGATCGCCCGCCGCCTGGGCCTGACCGGCGCCCTCGGCACGGTCGCCGAGTCGATCGGCGGGGTCTACACGGGCCGGCTCGTCGGTGAGCCGCTGCACGGCCCCGCGAAGGCCGAGGCCGTCCGCGCCCTCGCCGCCGCCGAGGGCCTGGAGCTGGGCCGCTGCGCCGCGTACAGCGACTCCCACAACGACATCCCGATGCTCTCCCTCGTCGGGCACCCGTACGCGATCAACCCGGACGCCAAACTCCGTACCTACGCCAAGGAGCGGGACTGGCGGCTGCGCGACTACCGCACCGGCCGCAAGGCGGCCAAGGTCGGCATCCCGGCGGCGGCCGGCGTGGGCGCCGTCGCGGGCGGCACGGCGGCCGTCATCGCCCTGCAGCGCCGCCGCCGCTGA
- a CDS encoding ECF subfamily RNA polymerase sigma factor, BldN family, which produces MFQHVGVDASGLATLRATVVDRLRGFVPTAYAVPALAVPAPARPCFAMADSGAATAGRRARSGAAGTSGTSTARRPAADSDSARMMDLVERAQGGEADAFGRLYDQYSDTVYRYIYYRVGGKATAEDLTSETFLRALRRIGTFTWQGRDFGAWLVTIARNLVADHFKSSRFRLEVTTGEMLDANEVERSPEDSVLESLSNAALLEAVRRLNPQQQECVTLRFLQGLSVAETARVMGKNEGAIKTLQYRAVRTLARLLPDDAR; this is translated from the coding sequence GTGTTTCAACACGTCGGGGTTGACGCCTCGGGCCTGGCTACGCTGCGCGCAACGGTCGTCGACCGTCTGCGCGGCTTCGTCCCCACCGCGTACGCCGTCCCCGCCCTCGCCGTCCCTGCGCCCGCCCGTCCATGCTTCGCGATGGCCGACAGCGGCGCGGCCACGGCGGGCAGACGAGCGCGCTCCGGCGCCGCCGGCACGTCCGGCACTTCCACCGCCCGCCGTCCCGCCGCGGACAGCGACAGCGCGCGCATGATGGACCTGGTCGAGCGCGCCCAGGGCGGCGAGGCCGACGCGTTCGGGCGCCTCTACGACCAGTACAGCGACACCGTGTACCGGTACATCTACTACCGCGTGGGCGGGAAGGCGACCGCCGAGGACCTCACCAGTGAGACCTTCCTGCGCGCGCTGCGCCGGATCGGCACCTTCACCTGGCAGGGCCGCGACTTCGGCGCCTGGCTGGTGACGATCGCCCGCAACCTGGTGGCCGACCACTTCAAGTCCAGCCGCTTCCGCCTGGAGGTCACCACCGGCGAGATGCTGGATGCCAACGAGGTGGAGCGCTCCCCCGAGGACTCGGTCCTGGAGTCCCTCTCGAACGCGGCACTCCTCGAGGCCGTGCGCCGGCTGAACCCGCAGCAGCAGGAGTGCGTGACGCTCCGCTTCCTCCAGGGGCTGTCCGTCGCCGAGACCGCCCGCGTCATGGGCAAGAACGAGGGCGCGATCAAGACCCTCCAGTACCGGGCCGTCCGCACCCTCGCCCGGCTCCTCCCCGACGACGCGCGCTGA
- a CDS encoding DUF5667 domain-containing protein, which translates to MIAHVSAHRRANAFAQALDDESAQDAVSQQPEGPAAPSEQSEQGRLLTLTEGLGELPKPELDPEVKVVQRAQLVAAMEAMFAEGAPGPAVPEQRSAKAKGAHRASPLRKLRPRSRLTKGIAAGGLTVGVAAGAFGGVAAASSNALPGDHLYGLKRGMEDLKLGMADGDSDRGQIYLDQASTRLNEARRLMDRGRTGHLDHESVGEVRRALSGMQYDASEGHKLLSAAYKRDGSLGPIQVLSAFAESHRKSWTALSDKLPVQLGDVRDQVASVFAAIDEEVGPLRSLLPQAPGQGSKGGTDRGGGTATDTPGTEHSAPSGTTGHDRHSSSAKPKPSSSSSGKDDGLLGETTGGLLDPPKDESTPTPSEGKSGEGTTGPAKPDVTLPPLLPGLLPGLGIDSEDAG; encoded by the coding sequence GTGATCGCACATGTCTCGGCACACCGGCGGGCGAACGCCTTCGCCCAGGCCCTGGATGACGAGTCCGCCCAGGACGCGGTGTCGCAGCAGCCGGAAGGACCGGCCGCCCCGTCCGAGCAGTCCGAGCAGGGCAGACTTCTGACCCTGACCGAAGGCCTCGGCGAACTGCCGAAACCGGAGCTCGATCCCGAGGTCAAGGTGGTGCAGCGAGCCCAGCTCGTTGCCGCCATGGAGGCCATGTTCGCGGAGGGCGCTCCAGGCCCAGCCGTACCGGAGCAACGCTCGGCGAAGGCCAAGGGCGCCCATCGCGCCAGCCCGTTGCGGAAGCTGCGGCCCCGCTCCCGCCTGACCAAGGGCATCGCCGCCGGCGGGCTCACCGTCGGTGTGGCCGCGGGCGCGTTCGGCGGTGTGGCGGCCGCGAGTTCGAACGCACTGCCCGGTGACCACCTCTACGGCCTCAAGCGCGGCATGGAGGACCTCAAGCTGGGCATGGCCGACGGTGACTCCGACCGCGGCCAGATCTATCTGGACCAGGCGTCGACGCGGCTGAACGAGGCCCGTCGACTGATGGACCGCGGCCGCACCGGCCACCTCGACCACGAGTCCGTCGGCGAGGTCCGCCGGGCCCTGTCGGGCATGCAGTACGACGCGTCGGAGGGCCACAAGCTGCTCAGCGCGGCCTACAAGCGGGACGGCTCGCTCGGCCCGATCCAGGTCCTCTCCGCCTTCGCCGAGTCGCACCGCAAGAGCTGGACGGCCCTGAGCGACAAGCTGCCGGTCCAGCTCGGCGACGTACGCGACCAGGTGGCCTCGGTCTTCGCCGCCATAGACGAAGAGGTCGGTCCGCTGCGCTCACTGTTGCCCCAGGCTCCCGGTCAGGGCAGCAAGGGCGGTACGGACCGGGGCGGCGGCACCGCCACGGACACCCCCGGCACCGAGCACTCGGCCCCGTCCGGCACCACCGGCCACGACCGGCACTCGTCCTCGGCCAAGCCCAAGCCGTCCAGCTCCAGCAGCGGCAAGGACGACGGCCTGCTCGGCGAGACCACGGGCGGCCTGCTCGACCCCCCGAAGGACGAGTCGACGCCGACCCCGTCCGAGGGCAAGTCCGGCGAGGGCACCACGGGCCCGGCCAAGCCGGACGTGACCCTGCCCCCGCTGCTGCCGGGCCTGCTGCCCGGCCTCGGCATCGACAGCGAGGACGCCGGCTAG
- a CDS encoding lysophospholipid acyltransferase family protein: MADAKVIPFDDDRSRGATGKAAARRRGPGGRRRGGEPVAVREMAAVPVQEPAPALDAEAAGESPAPERLGGWDRKIAGGLAFLRRRITGDYDVDEFGYDKELTDQVLMSLLRPIAEKYFRVEVKGIENIPSEGGALIVSNHSGTLPLDGLMMQVAVHDNHPENRHLRLLAADLVFMLPVVNELARKAGHTLACAEDAQRLLESGELVGVMPEGFKGIGKPFSERYKLQRFGRGGFVSTALRAGTPIVPCSIVGAEEIYPMVGNAKTLARVLGFPYFPITPTFPWLGPLGAVPLPTKWTIQFGEPIPTDGYPPEAAEDPMLMFNLTDQVREQIQHTLYKLLVQRRSVFF, translated from the coding sequence ATGGCGGATGCCAAGGTCATTCCGTTCGACGACGACAGGTCGCGGGGGGCGACCGGCAAGGCTGCCGCACGCCGCAGGGGGCCGGGTGGCCGGCGCAGGGGCGGCGAGCCCGTGGCCGTGCGCGAGATGGCGGCCGTGCCCGTGCAGGAGCCGGCGCCGGCGCTCGACGCCGAGGCCGCAGGGGAGAGCCCGGCACCGGAGCGACTGGGCGGCTGGGACCGGAAGATCGCGGGCGGACTCGCCTTTCTGCGGCGCCGGATCACCGGCGATTACGACGTCGACGAGTTCGGCTACGACAAGGAACTCACCGACCAGGTCCTGATGTCGCTGCTGCGGCCGATCGCGGAGAAGTACTTCCGGGTCGAGGTGAAGGGCATCGAGAACATCCCGTCCGAGGGCGGGGCGCTGATCGTCTCCAACCACTCCGGGACGCTGCCGCTGGACGGCCTGATGATGCAGGTCGCCGTGCACGACAACCATCCCGAGAACCGTCATCTGCGCCTGCTCGCCGCCGACCTGGTCTTCATGCTGCCGGTCGTCAACGAGCTGGCCCGCAAGGCCGGTCACACCCTGGCCTGCGCCGAGGACGCCCAGCGCCTCCTGGAGAGCGGGGAGCTGGTCGGGGTCATGCCGGAGGGCTTCAAGGGCATCGGCAAGCCGTTCAGCGAGCGGTACAAGCTCCAGCGGTTCGGCCGGGGCGGCTTCGTCTCGACCGCGCTGCGCGCCGGGACGCCGATCGTGCCGTGCTCGATCGTCGGCGCGGAGGAGATCTATCCGATGGTCGGCAACGCCAAGACGCTGGCGCGGGTGCTGGGATTCCCGTACTTCCCGATCACGCCGACGTTCCCGTGGCTGGGGCCGCTGGGGGCGGTGCCGTTGCCGACGAAGTGGACGATCCAGTTCGGGGAGCCGATCCCGACGGACGGGTATCCGCCGGAGGCGGCGGAGGACCCGATGCTGATGTTCAACCTGACCGACCAGGTACGCGAGCAGATCCAGCACACGCTGTACAAGTTGCTGGTGCAGCGGCGGTCGGTGTTCTTCTGA